One stretch of Erythrolamprus reginae isolate rEryReg1 chromosome 7, rEryReg1.hap1, whole genome shotgun sequence DNA includes these proteins:
- the LOC139170040 gene encoding uncharacterized WD repeat-containing protein alr2800-like: MAAAARRVPLGREAHGVYSLCFGSNGAQLAAGFGDGAVQLVDAGTGAPGPCLRPGRRPRQAVTALGFHRAKPGLLLAAGADGVVVLYDLRAGSAAASLTEEENEIHALDFCRDGSTFATAGKDRHIRLYDSHTHQLVHVVRAPDFMAGDEFTPFSGHSRRIFALRFHPSELHLFLTGGWDNSVKVWDKRVPKGAQSVINGPHICGPGIDIKGEHILTASWVPHDALQLWDLRTSRLWQNVPFPGNPTQGEFLYSAQFCTEDVVVAGGSGTSGAGIIHTGTGQVIGEVRLSNKPVHAVASASEGQPLAVAGAGGNLYLAELH, encoded by the exons ATGGCGGCAGCGGCGCGCAGGGTGCCGCTGGGCCGGGAGGCGCATGGCGTCTACAGCCTCTGCTTCGGCTCCAATGGCGCGCAGCTGGCGGCCGGCTTCGGCGACGGGGCCGTGCAG CTGGTGGACGCCGGGACTGGCGCGCCGGGGCCCTGCCTAAGGCCGGGCCGGCGTCCGCGGCAGGCCGTCACCGCGCTCGGCTTCCACCGCGCCAAGCCCGGGCTGCTGCTGGCTGCCGGAGCCGACGGGGTGGTGGTGCTGTACGACCTGCGCGCGGGGAGCGCCGCGGCCTCTCTGACCG AGGAGGAGAACGAGATCCACGCGCTGGACTTCTGCCGCGACGGCAGCACTTTCGCCACCGCCGGCAAAGACCGGCACATCCGCCTCTACGACAGCCACACCCACCAG CTCGTCCACGTGGTGCGCGCTCCCGACTTCATGGCCGGGGATGAGTTCACGCCATTCAGCGGCCACTCCCGGCGCATCTTCGCGCTGCGCTTCCACCCCAGCGAGCTACACCTCTTCCTGACCGGCGGCTGGGACAATTCCGTCAAG GTTTGGGACAAGCGCGTGCCAAAAGGGGCGCAGAGCGTCATCAACGGGCCCCACATCTGCGGTCCTGGGATCGATATCAAG GGAGAACATATCCTGACTGCCTcctgggtgcctcacgatgctctgCAACTTTGGGACCTGCGGACGTCCAGGCTGTGGCAAAACGTGCCCTTCCCCGGCAACCCCACCCAGGGGGAGTTCCTCTACTCGGCCCAGTTCTGCACCGAGGATGTGGTGGTGGCCGGGGGTAGCGGCACCAGCGGGGCTGGGATTATCCACACTGGGACAGGCCAG GTGATCGGGGAGGTCCGGCTGTCCAACAAGCCAGTGCATGCCGTGGCTTCAGCGTCCGAAGGGCAGCCTCTGGCCGTGGCCGGCGCGGGGGGCAACCTCTACCTTGCAGAGCTGCACTGA